A genome region from Kaistia algarum includes the following:
- a CDS encoding DUF2059 domain-containing protein, producing the protein MNFHRTTFRAAVLAFGIVAGLSGAAQAQEVTPEHLAAAREAVDAAKTFKGFDNLLPLMVQNTQNRLIRLRPDQHQLISQVVDQESLQLASRRVDLDNDVARIMAKYFTQEELQQIAAFYKTTAGVKLADLLPKVSSEALQSVKGWSDRVGEELYEKSVAELKKKGVDF; encoded by the coding sequence ATGAATTTCCATCGCACTACCTTCCGCGCAGCGGTGCTCGCGTTCGGAATCGTTGCCGGTCTTTCCGGTGCCGCCCAAGCGCAGGAGGTGACGCCTGAGCACCTCGCCGCCGCCCGCGAAGCTGTCGATGCCGCCAAGACCTTCAAGGGCTTCGACAATCTGCTGCCGCTGATGGTGCAGAACACGCAGAACCGGCTCATCCGCTTGCGCCCGGACCAGCACCAGCTGATCTCGCAGGTCGTCGACCAGGAATCTCTGCAGCTCGCCTCGCGCCGCGTCGACCTCGACAATGATGTAGCGCGCATCATGGCGAAGTATTTCACCCAGGAAGAGCTCCAGCAGATCGCGGCCTTCTACAAGACGACGGCCGGCGTCAAGCTCGCCGACCTGCTGCCGAAGGTCTCGAGCGAAGCTCTGCAGTCCGTCAAGGGCTGGTCGGACCGCGTCGGCGAGGAGCTCTATGAAAAGTCGGTGGCCGAGCTGAAGAAGAAGGGCGTCGATTTCTAA
- the gor gene encoding glutathione-disulfide reductase: MSEFEVDLFVIGAGSGGVRAGRIAASHGARVMVAEEYRVGGTCVIRGCVPKKLLVYASHFAEDFEDAAGFGWSVGETRFDWARLIEAKDREIDRLNAAYIRNLERSGAKLEPMRAVIEGPHAVRLADGRLVTAGTILVATGGAPYIDPALPGRELAISSNEAFHLQRLPERIVVVGGGFIAVEFAGIFNGLGVETTILHRGDGLLRGFDEDLRHKLREEIEKKGIRVVLGDQPAEILKADEELVLRTAGGLEIEAGEVMIATGRLPNTAGLGLENAGVARDGAGAIVVDAYSRTNVPSIYAVGDVTNRVNLTPVAIREGHAFADTVFGGKKIAVDYAGIPKAVFSQPEIGSVGLTEAEALAEFPAVDIYRADFKPMKHTLSGRDERMLMKLVVDGTSQRVLGCHILGAGSAEMTQLVAIALKMGATKEDFDATMALHPTAAEELVTMRQPSMRHRR; encoded by the coding sequence ATGTCCGAGTTTGAGGTCGATCTTTTCGTGATCGGTGCGGGGTCCGGCGGCGTGCGCGCCGGACGCATCGCGGCAAGCCATGGCGCGCGTGTCATGGTCGCCGAGGAATATCGCGTCGGCGGCACCTGCGTCATCCGCGGCTGCGTCCCCAAGAAGCTCCTCGTCTATGCCTCGCATTTCGCCGAGGACTTCGAGGACGCGGCCGGCTTCGGCTGGAGCGTCGGCGAGACTCGCTTCGATTGGGCGCGGCTGATCGAGGCCAAGGACCGCGAGATCGACCGGCTGAATGCCGCCTATATCCGCAATCTCGAGCGCTCGGGCGCCAAGCTCGAACCGATGCGCGCGGTCATCGAGGGGCCGCACGCCGTGCGCCTCGCCGATGGCCGGCTCGTGACGGCCGGAACGATCCTCGTGGCGACGGGCGGGGCGCCTTATATCGACCCGGCGCTTCCGGGGCGGGAACTGGCTATCAGTTCCAATGAGGCGTTCCACCTCCAGCGCCTGCCGGAGCGGATTGTCGTGGTTGGCGGCGGCTTCATCGCTGTCGAATTCGCAGGCATCTTCAACGGCCTTGGCGTCGAGACCACGATCCTGCATCGCGGCGACGGATTGCTGCGCGGATTCGACGAGGACCTTCGCCACAAGCTGCGCGAGGAAATTGAGAAGAAGGGCATCCGGGTCGTGCTCGGCGACCAGCCGGCAGAGATATTGAAGGCGGATGAGGAACTCGTCCTGCGCACGGCCGGCGGCCTTGAGATCGAGGCCGGTGAGGTGATGATCGCGACGGGCCGGCTGCCTAACACGGCCGGCCTCGGCCTCGAAAATGCCGGTGTCGCACGGGACGGGGCCGGCGCGATCGTCGTCGATGCCTATTCGCGGACCAATGTCCCGTCGATCTATGCGGTCGGCGATGTCACCAATCGGGTCAACCTGACGCCGGTGGCGATCCGCGAGGGCCATGCCTTCGCCGATACGGTGTTCGGCGGCAAGAAGATAGCCGTCGACTATGCCGGCATTCCCAAGGCAGTGTTCTCGCAGCCCGAAATCGGCTCCGTCGGCCTGACCGAAGCCGAGGCATTGGCCGAGTTCCCCGCTGTCGACATCTACCGCGCCGATTTCAAGCCGATGAAGCACACGCTCTCCGGCCGCGACGAGCGCATGCTGATGAAGCTGGTCGTCGACGGCACCAGCCAGCGCGTCCTCGGTTGTCACATCCTCGGCGCCGGTTCGGCCGAGATGACGCAACTCGTCGCGATCGCCCTCAAGATGGGCGCGACGAAGGAAGACTTCGACGCGACGATGGCCCTGCACCCGACCGCCGCCGAAGAGCTAGTGACGATGCGCCAGCCGAGCATGCGGCATCGGCGTTAG
- a CDS encoding Ada metal-binding domain-containing protein, translating to MTILQPFPTHARLYGVVTTGIYCRPDCPSRPPKPENVRFFASGVEAEAAGLRACKRCRPALHTAEAA from the coding sequence ATGACCATCCTTCAGCCCTTCCCAACCCATGCCCGCCTCTATGGCGTCGTTACGACCGGCATTTATTGCCGGCCGGATTGCCCGTCGCGGCCGCCGAAGCCGGAGAATGTCCGCTTCTTCGCGAGCGGTGTTGAGGCCGAGGCGGCCGGGCTCCGGGCCTGCAAGCGTTGTCGGCCGGCGCTACACACGGCTGAAGCGGCCTGA
- a CDS encoding DNA-3-methyladenine glycosylase family protein, with the protein MPAKLELALPARYRAAEILAYHGRDALSVSERVAGAVIVKPLRLGGEPVLFEIDLSAGDVAILRTDRDLEALEEAQALHVAGRMLGLASDPDGFERLVAADPRVAGLVGMRTGLRIPLTADPWEAVCWAVIGQQINLTFAAALRRALIERAGVVHGRQGLHLHPTPAQVAELDPAELATMRFSRSKASYLVGAARSIAQGELDIAAISALPAGEAEAALVALRGIGPWTARYILLRGFGSPDVAPVGDSGLATGLQRLFGLAERPDIAAQEAAMAVFAPHRSLATAHLWASLTSLSAPSSPPPSG; encoded by the coding sequence ATGCCGGCAAAGCTTGAGCTGGCGCTGCCGGCCCGCTACCGCGCTGCCGAGATCCTCGCTTATCACGGCCGCGATGCCTTGAGCGTCAGCGAGCGTGTCGCCGGCGCGGTGATCGTCAAGCCGCTGCGGCTTGGCGGCGAGCCGGTCCTGTTCGAGATCGATCTTTCGGCGGGCGATGTCGCCATCCTTCGGACCGACCGCGATCTGGAAGCGCTGGAAGAAGCCCAGGCGTTGCATGTCGCTGGAAGGATGCTCGGGCTGGCGAGCGATCCGGACGGATTCGAGCGTCTCGTCGCGGCCGATCCCCGCGTCGCCGGTCTGGTTGGAATGCGCACCGGCCTCCGCATCCCGCTGACAGCGGACCCGTGGGAAGCGGTGTGCTGGGCCGTGATTGGCCAGCAGATCAACCTGACCTTCGCCGCGGCGCTGCGGCGGGCGCTGATCGAGCGGGCCGGCGTGGTTCATGGGCGGCAGGGCCTGCATCTCCATCCAACGCCAGCCCAAGTCGCGGAGCTCGATCCGGCGGAGCTCGCGACGATGCGCTTCTCGCGCTCCAAGGCGAGTTATCTGGTCGGTGCGGCGCGGTCGATCGCACAAGGCGAACTGGATATCGCAGCGATATCCGCACTGCCGGCCGGGGAGGCAGAGGCGGCGCTGGTGGCGCTGCGCGGCATCGGACCCTGGACGGCGCGCTACATCTTGCTGCGCGGCTTCGGCTCTCCCGATGTCGCGCCGGTGGGCGATTCAGGCCTCGCTACCGGACTGCAGCGCTTGTTCGGCCTTGCCGAGCGGCCGGACATCGCCGCGCAGGAGGCCGCGATGGCGGTGTTCGCGCCGCATCGCAGCCTCGCCACGGCCCATCTCTGGGCGAGCCTTACTTCGCTTTCGGCGCCGTCGTCGCCGCCACCGTCAGGCTAG
- a CDS encoding c-type cytochrome: protein MRHVIRMVVAMASLAIGAGAAQAADADDASLVPQGEYLARAGDCMPCHTGDGSKPYAGGLAFPTPFGTMYSVNITSDPKFGIGKWTYEQFKGALHDGIRADGAYLYPAMPFDAYTKIEEGDLKALWAYIRRLPPQPVENTANQLAFPFNVRMGMLAWRELFFAPAYFTEVAGKSPDWNRGAYLVEALGHCSDCHSPRNVMGAIKGKEQFTGSELDGFYAPDIASAALAKTWDKASLVQFLKTGSAPNRSAVFGPMAEVVHDSLAYLADADLNAMATYLLDSPPPPDMPAPQKLSPLPADVYKRASQLYVDNCAACHQPLGVGVPGSIPPLADNPAVTASEPYNVLMAVLGGLPGGGSYGAMPSFAGRLSDQQVADLANYVRSSWGNKGTTNATASMAAAWRSAAAVPYYGTQSAESFNCPKVGGGPDATGPDPDAVAQLATVAAAGAKSIGEMINIYNNADPGSSPDTIVDALVAAYCPFVAKANLPDYQRYAALKQFTLQAAAAVSPQTAAEPSQQTDIIWAIQAGSTIVYSEPQAATGAVTCPGDSFVPGSLVEEAVKIIGTPTLPATGADSASFPLALMKAEPKAHAADIANAINTAYCRLVVADKATDIGQQRGWIQEFGEQVIQSLQASLTVAATTAPKAK, encoded by the coding sequence ATGCGGCATGTCATCAGAATGGTCGTGGCAATGGCGAGCCTGGCGATTGGAGCCGGAGCGGCGCAGGCAGCTGACGCCGACGACGCCTCGCTGGTGCCGCAAGGCGAATACCTCGCCCGCGCCGGCGATTGCATGCCCTGCCATACCGGCGACGGCTCCAAGCCCTATGCCGGCGGCCTCGCCTTCCCGACCCCGTTCGGCACGATGTACTCGGTCAACATCACGTCGGACCCGAAATTTGGCATCGGCAAATGGACCTATGAGCAGTTCAAGGGCGCGCTGCATGACGGCATCCGCGCCGATGGCGCCTATCTCTATCCGGCCATGCCCTTCGACGCCTACACCAAGATCGAGGAGGGCGACCTCAAAGCGCTCTGGGCCTATATACGCCGCCTGCCGCCGCAGCCGGTAGAGAACACCGCCAACCAGCTCGCCTTCCCGTTCAATGTCCGTATGGGCATGCTCGCCTGGCGCGAACTGTTCTTCGCACCGGCCTATTTCACGGAAGTCGCAGGCAAGTCGCCGGATTGGAACCGCGGCGCCTATCTGGTCGAGGCGCTCGGCCATTGCTCGGATTGCCATAGCCCTCGCAACGTCATGGGTGCGATCAAGGGCAAGGAGCAGTTTACCGGCAGCGAACTCGACGGCTTCTATGCGCCGGACATCGCTTCCGCCGCGCTGGCCAAGACCTGGGACAAGGCAAGCCTCGTCCAGTTCCTGAAGACCGGCTCGGCGCCGAACCGCTCGGCCGTGTTCGGCCCGATGGCGGAAGTCGTGCATGACAGCCTTGCCTATCTCGCCGACGCCGATCTGAACGCGATGGCGACCTATCTGCTCGACAGCCCGCCGCCGCCGGACATGCCGGCGCCACAGAAGCTGTCGCCGCTGCCGGCCGATGTCTACAAGCGCGCCTCGCAGCTCTATGTCGACAATTGCGCAGCCTGCCACCAGCCGCTCGGGGTCGGCGTACCGGGCTCGATCCCGCCGCTGGCCGATAATCCGGCCGTGACGGCGAGTGAGCCCTATAATGTGCTGATGGCCGTGCTCGGCGGATTGCCGGGCGGCGGCAGCTATGGCGCAATGCCGTCCTTCGCCGGCCGCCTGTCGGACCAGCAGGTCGCCGACCTCGCCAACTATGTTCGCAGCAGTTGGGGCAACAAGGGCACGACCAACGCCACCGCCTCCATGGCAGCCGCCTGGCGCAGCGCCGCCGCCGTGCCCTACTACGGCACGCAGTCGGCGGAATCCTTCAATTGTCCGAAGGTGGGCGGCGGGCCGGACGCGACCGGACCCGATCCCGACGCGGTCGCCCAGTTGGCCACCGTGGCCGCGGCGGGTGCCAAATCCATCGGCGAGATGATCAACATCTACAACAACGCCGATCCGGGATCTTCGCCCGACACGATCGTCGACGCGCTGGTCGCCGCGTATTGCCCGTTCGTCGCCAAGGCCAATCTGCCGGACTATCAGCGCTACGCCGCGCTGAAGCAGTTCACGCTTCAGGCTGCGGCCGCCGTCTCGCCGCAGACCGCGGCCGAGCCGAGCCAGCAGACCGACATCATCTGGGCGATCCAGGCCGGTTCGACGATCGTCTATAGCGAGCCGCAGGCGGCAACGGGAGCCGTGACCTGCCCAGGCGATAGCTTCGTGCCGGGCAGTCTCGTCGAGGAAGCGGTCAAGATCATCGGCACGCCGACGCTGCCGGCGACCGGCGCCGATAGCGCGAGCTTCCCGCTCGCATTGATGAAGGCGGAACCGAAGGCACATGCCGCCGACATCGCCAATGCGATCAATACGGCCTATTGCCGGCTGGTTGTCGCCGACAAGGCCACCGATATCGGCCAGCAGCGCGGCTGGATCCAGGAATTCGGCGAGCAGGTCATCCAGTCGCTGCAGGCTAGCCTGACGGTGGCGGCGACGACGGCGCCGAAAGCGAAGTAA
- a CDS encoding class II 3-deoxy-7-phosphoheptulonate synthase has protein sequence MKTQWKPDSWRGKPIEQVPVYPDSDAVSAVEARLSTYPPLVFAGEARKLKKGLAAVSRGESFLLQGGDCAESFAEHHPDNIRDFFRVFLQMAVVLTFAGAMPVVKVGRIAGQFAKPRSTPMEKIGDVELPSYRGDNINGIDFTPEARIPDPRRIEDSYRQSAATLNLLRAFAQGGYANLEHVHQWMLGFVKDSPQGHHYQEIADRISEAMAFMRACGIDPDTAPSLRSTDFFTSHEALLLGYEQAMTRVDSTTGDWYATSGHMLWIGDRTRQPDNAHVEYMRGVKNPIGLKCGPSLTTDGLLQLIDILNPDNEAGRLTLICRFGANKVFDHLPALIRAVEREGRSVVWSCDPMHGNTIKAVTGYKTRPFDLILKEVKNFFEVHAGEGTHPGGIHIEMTGKNVTECTGGARAITDQDLSDRYHTHCDPRLNADQSLELAFLVAELLKQSRQGQSKQVAASGF, from the coding sequence ATGAAGACGCAGTGGAAGCCGGATAGCTGGCGGGGCAAGCCGATAGAGCAGGTTCCCGTCTATCCCGATTCCGATGCGGTCTCCGCCGTCGAGGCGCGGCTCTCGACCTATCCGCCACTCGTCTTCGCCGGCGAAGCGCGAAAGCTCAAGAAGGGGCTGGCGGCGGTGTCGCGCGGCGAGAGTTTTCTACTGCAGGGTGGCGATTGCGCCGAGAGCTTTGCCGAGCATCACCCGGATAATATCCGCGATTTTTTCCGCGTCTTCCTGCAGATGGCGGTGGTGCTGACCTTTGCCGGTGCCATGCCCGTGGTGAAGGTCGGGCGCATCGCCGGCCAGTTCGCCAAGCCGCGCTCGACGCCAATGGAAAAGATCGGCGATGTCGAACTGCCGAGCTATCGCGGCGACAACATCAACGGCATCGACTTCACGCCCGAGGCCCGCATTCCCGACCCACGCCGGATCGAGGATAGCTACCGCCAGTCGGCCGCGACGCTGAACCTGCTGCGGGCCTTCGCCCAGGGCGGCTATGCCAATCTCGAGCATGTGCATCAGTGGATGCTCGGCTTCGTCAAGGACAGCCCGCAGGGTCACCACTACCAGGAGATCGCCGACCGCATCTCCGAGGCGATGGCGTTCATGCGCGCCTGCGGCATCGATCCGGATACGGCGCCGTCGCTGCGCTCGACGGATTTCTTCACCTCTCACGAGGCGCTGCTGCTCGGCTACGAGCAGGCGATGACCCGCGTCGATTCGACGACCGGCGACTGGTACGCCACCTCGGGCCACATGTTGTGGATTGGCGACCGCACCCGCCAGCCCGACAATGCCCATGTCGAATATATGCGCGGCGTGAAGAACCCGATCGGCCTCAAATGCGGACCCTCGTTGACGACCGACGGCCTGTTGCAACTGATCGACATCCTGAACCCCGACAATGAGGCAGGCCGGCTGACACTGATCTGCCGCTTCGGCGCCAACAAGGTGTTCGACCATCTCCCGGCGCTGATCCGCGCCGTCGAGCGCGAGGGCCGTTCCGTCGTCTGGTCGTGCGACCCGATGCATGGCAACACGATCAAGGCCGTCACCGGCTACAAGACGCGTCCGTTCGACCTGATCCTGAAGGAGGTCAAGAACTTCTTCGAGGTCCATGCCGGCGAGGGGACCCATCCGGGCGGCATCCATATCGAGATGACCGGCAAGAACGTCACCGAATGCACCGGCGGCGCCCGCGCCATCACCGATCAAGACCTCTCCGACCGCTACCACACCCATTGCGACCCGCGCCTCAACGCCGACCAGTCGCTGGAACTCGCCTTCCTCGTCGCCGAGCTTTTGAAGCAGAGCCGGCAGGGCCAGTCGAAGCAGGTGGCTGCGAGCGGGTTCTAG
- a CDS encoding GFA family protein gives MVEALHRGYCLCRAVTFAIDGPMAAAVACHCTMCRRQSGHFWVSTNVAEADLAIEGADSLVWHRSSEVAERGFCGKCGSFLFWRRPGSGRIAVSMGSLDLPTGVVLDRHIFVAEKSDYYEIEDEVKQFEGDD, from the coding sequence GTGGTCGAGGCGCTCCATCGCGGTTACTGCCTTTGTCGTGCCGTCACCTTCGCCATTGACGGCCCGATGGCGGCGGCGGTCGCCTGCCATTGCACGATGTGCCGGCGGCAGAGCGGCCATTTCTGGGTGTCGACCAATGTCGCCGAGGCGGACCTCGCGATTGAAGGAGCAGACAGCCTCGTCTGGCATCGCTCCTCGGAAGTCGCCGAGCGCGGCTTTTGCGGGAAATGCGGCTCGTTTCTGTTCTGGCGCCGCCCCGGCTCAGGCCGCATCGCGGTTTCGATGGGGTCTCTGGACCTGCCGACCGGGGTGGTCCTCGACCGGCATATCTTCGTCGCCGAGAAGAGCGATTACTATGAGATTGAGGATGAGGTGAAGCAGTTCGAGGGCGATGATTGA
- a CDS encoding type II toxin-antitoxin system RelE/ParE family toxin: MVAIVISDRADSDLLDIWEFVASDSVSAADRSLDAIETRWLQLTENPLSGVVREDIGTGIRHLVAGS, from the coding sequence GTGGTCGCGATCGTCATAAGCGATCGCGCCGACAGCGATTTGCTGGATATCTGGGAATTCGTAGCTTCGGATAGCGTCAGTGCCGCGGATCGGTCGCTTGATGCGATCGAAACTCGCTGGCTGCAATTGACCGAAAACCCGCTATCCGGCGTTGTTCGCGAGGACATAGGTACTGGCATCCGACATCTGGTCGCTGGTTCCTAG
- a CDS encoding type II toxin-antitoxin system ParD family antitoxin has translation MTGLVREKRDHGSVEKITVSLTPEMAEQIRTAVKSGEFASTSEVIRDAMREWKERRDLFGYTLEELRALVQEGIDSGPSSRQSMADIKAEARRRYEIKHSGTA, from the coding sequence ATGACGGGATTGGTTCGGGAGAAACGAGACCATGGCTCCGTCGAGAAGATCACCGTTTCACTGACGCCGGAAATGGCCGAGCAGATTCGGACGGCCGTGAAATCCGGAGAATTCGCCTCGACCAGCGAGGTGATCCGCGACGCCATGCGCGAATGGAAGGAGAGACGCGATCTCTTCGGCTACACGCTGGAGGAATTGCGGGCGCTGGTCCAGGAGGGCATCGACAGCGGGCCGAGTTCCCGACAGTCGATGGCGGACATCAAGGCTGAAGCCAGACGCCGATACGAGATCAAGCATTCGGGGACGGCTTGA
- a CDS encoding MFS transporter, giving the protein MNILRKRPFGQNYAFVVAGVIFLSLLSAAGLRAAPGVLMLPLESAFGWERSTISIAAAIGIFLYGLTGPFAAALMQTLGVRRTLIYALILMSISTGLSAFMTTPWQFVATWGLLSGVGSGAVALVLGATIVNRWFVTNRGLVMGLLTASTATGTLVFLPGLAALAEWGGWQAVVITISLVTAALVPIAFLLIPERPADIGLVPYGSREGDPVPAATQGSALSNAIGALVEASKTRTFWYLFATFFICGFTTNGLVGTHMISFCADMGIPEVQAASMLAMMGLFDLFGTTASGWLTDRIDPRKLLFVYYALRGLSLMYLPFSDFSFYSLSFFVVFYGLDWIATVPPTVRLATESFGDRKGPIVFGWIAAGHQLGAACAAFFGGYMRTVQGNYFDAFMIAGATGIIAAVIALFIARPKAERAPVLVG; this is encoded by the coding sequence ATGAACATACTCCGCAAGCGGCCTTTCGGCCAGAACTACGCCTTCGTGGTCGCGGGCGTGATCTTTCTCTCCCTGCTCTCGGCGGCGGGATTGCGCGCGGCGCCCGGCGTTCTGATGCTGCCGCTCGAAAGCGCCTTTGGCTGGGAACGGAGCACGATCTCGATCGCCGCCGCGATCGGCATCTTTCTCTACGGGCTCACCGGCCCCTTCGCCGCGGCGCTGATGCAGACCCTCGGCGTTCGGCGAACGCTGATCTACGCCCTGATCCTGATGTCGATCTCGACCGGGCTCTCGGCTTTCATGACCACGCCCTGGCAGTTCGTCGCGACATGGGGCCTTCTCTCCGGCGTCGGCTCGGGCGCCGTCGCGCTCGTGCTCGGCGCCACCATCGTCAACCGCTGGTTCGTCACCAATCGTGGCCTGGTCATGGGCCTTCTGACCGCCAGCACGGCGACGGGAACCTTGGTCTTCCTGCCCGGCCTGGCGGCGCTCGCCGAATGGGGAGGCTGGCAGGCCGTTGTCATTACCATATCGCTGGTGACGGCGGCGCTGGTGCCGATCGCATTCCTACTGATTCCCGAACGACCGGCCGATATCGGGCTCGTGCCTTATGGCAGCCGCGAAGGCGATCCGGTTCCGGCGGCGACACAGGGTAGCGCGCTGTCAAACGCCATTGGCGCGCTGGTCGAAGCCTCGAAGACGCGTACCTTCTGGTACCTGTTCGCCACCTTCTTCATCTGCGGCTTCACGACCAACGGCCTCGTCGGCACGCACATGATCTCCTTCTGCGCCGATATGGGCATCCCCGAGGTGCAGGCGGCGAGCATGCTGGCCATGATGGGATTGTTCGATCTGTTCGGCACGACCGCCTCGGGCTGGCTCACCGACCGGATCGATCCGCGAAAGCTGCTCTTCGTCTATTACGCCTTGCGGGGTCTCTCGCTGATGTACCTGCCATTCAGCGATTTCTCTTTCTACAGCCTCTCCTTCTTCGTCGTCTTCTATGGCCTCGACTGGATCGCGACAGTGCCGCCGACGGTTAGGCTCGCGACGGAATCCTTCGGTGACCGCAAGGGTCCGATCGTCTTCGGCTGGATCGCTGCGGGCCACCAGTTGGGCGCCGCCTGCGCGGCCTTCTTCGGCGGCTACATGCGGACCGTGCAGGGCAACTATTTCGACGCCTTCATGATCGCCGGTGCAACGGGCATCATCGCGGCGGTGATTGCGCTGTTCATTGCAAGGCCGAAGGCGGAGCGCGCGCCGGTCCTGGTGGGGTGA
- a CDS encoding TetR/AcrR family transcriptional regulator gives MSAGKLASDVQGAVKPRAAERILATAKELFYRQGIRAVGVDEIVSRSGVTKPSLYRSFASKDELAAAYMREYDADFWARFEAALATGPAGDPRGQLMAFLRGVGERAQRAGYRGCGMTNAGVEFPDGDNPARRVAVANKSELRRRLTELAAAMGAADAEMLGDGLLLLVEGAYVSGQLFGERGPSRSLAAAADRLIEASLAR, from the coding sequence ATGTCGGCCGGAAAATTGGCGAGCGATGTCCAGGGCGCCGTGAAGCCGCGAGCCGCCGAACGGATACTCGCGACCGCAAAGGAACTCTTCTATCGGCAGGGCATTCGCGCGGTCGGGGTTGACGAGATCGTGTCACGCTCCGGCGTGACCAAGCCGAGCCTTTATCGTAGCTTCGCGTCCAAGGACGAACTTGCCGCAGCCTATATGCGGGAATATGACGCCGATTTCTGGGCGCGTTTCGAGGCCGCGCTTGCTACCGGTCCCGCCGGTGATCCGCGCGGGCAACTGATGGCGTTTCTTCGCGGTGTCGGGGAGCGGGCGCAGCGCGCCGGCTATCGCGGCTGTGGCATGACCAATGCCGGGGTCGAGTTTCCGGATGGCGACAACCCGGCCCGACGCGTCGCTGTCGCCAACAAGAGTGAACTGCGCCGGCGATTGACGGAGCTAGCCGCCGCCATGGGCGCGGCCGATGCCGAGATGCTTGGCGATGGCCTGCTGCTCCTGGTCGAGGGCGCCTATGTTTCCGGACAGCTTTTCGGCGAGAGAGGGCCTTCGCGCTCGCTGGCCGCGGCGGCGGATCGGCTTATCGAGGCGAGCCTTGCTCGCTGA
- a CDS encoding DODA-type extradiol aromatic ring-opening family dioxygenase: MSLPTYFLSHGSPMLALMDTPAHRFLAELGKTIERPRAVVVVSAHFETAEPVVVADEHPAMIYDFRGFPRALYEITYPAPGDAGIAAEVAEDLRAAGLPVAVEGKRGFDHGTWVPLSLIWPNADVPLVQLSIQPHHDAAWHYALGRALAKLREEDILVIGTGAATHNLSLFFKNPNGRPEVDDPVVGWAREFADWIAEQAQAGDVASLVDYRARAPHAVMAHPEDDHFLPFFVALGAAGEGAEGQRIHNSYEYGALSMDMYRFD; the protein is encoded by the coding sequence ATGTCCCTTCCAACCTATTTTCTGTCGCACGGCTCGCCGATGCTGGCGCTAATGGATACGCCCGCGCATCGGTTCCTGGCGGAACTCGGCAAGACGATCGAGCGGCCGCGCGCCGTTGTCGTCGTTTCGGCCCATTTCGAGACCGCGGAGCCTGTTGTCGTTGCCGACGAGCATCCGGCGATGATCTATGATTTCCGCGGTTTTCCGCGTGCGCTCTACGAGATCACTTATCCCGCACCAGGCGACGCCGGGATCGCCGCCGAAGTGGCGGAGGACCTACGCGCTGCGGGGCTACCCGTGGCGGTCGAGGGCAAGCGCGGCTTCGACCATGGCACCTGGGTGCCGCTGTCGCTGATCTGGCCGAACGCCGATGTGCCCCTCGTCCAGCTCTCGATCCAGCCGCACCATGACGCCGCCTGGCACTACGCGCTCGGCCGCGCGCTGGCGAAGCTGCGCGAGGAAGATATCCTCGTGATCGGCACGGGCGCCGCGACGCATAATCTCAGCCTGTTCTTCAAGAACCCGAACGGACGGCCGGAGGTTGACGATCCGGTGGTCGGCTGGGCAAGAGAATTCGCCGACTGGATCGCCGAGCAGGCGCAAGCCGGCGATGTGGCCAGCCTCGTCGACTACCGCGCCCGCGCGCCGCATGCCGTCATGGCGCATCCAGAGGATGACCACTTTTTGCCGTTCTTCGTCGCGCTCGGAGCGGCAGGCGAGGGGGCCGAAGGACAGCGCATCCATAACTCGTACGAGTACGGCGCGCTCTCCATGGACATGTACCGGTTCGATTGA